One window of the Lytechinus variegatus isolate NC3 chromosome 3, Lvar_3.0, whole genome shotgun sequence genome contains the following:
- the LOC121412190 gene encoding uncharacterized protein LOC121412190 — MMSNFDNLEDTMEEEQGSNTDLTQTMEYSVDIREITQHHKSRQYKTNLCKLKARLKSQLERVQRKHFDSDDSSADETTLEWLERLRRNRRQRPAIMQSSLDDHDDEDEKGIHNDALQRHTHFQSTSGNFEHDRYPAIQTDHLDISESESEPCQKLISRRGDEESCNWGGPLENTRRMVAESLGSLDPSPGDKNEGTQGKHNIKSSEECELKRVVRVKDKGSKTLRIYKKHEVDQTGGSTREEAVEIVEKNHSHVSEDHDYKRKNGTIQNLLSSGSSASQHQRNGKVVPASALEDSEDTDEILGHIQQLYLDTHGQAPALHSHDNDDVAKVRCGTEVEAERNGEYFGSEQKDQSDVKMFGKMNGGKRRFAKNGYRRARQQTASSSSENDNDSKDSIDVMLKKLKSLKKEHGESSSSTDAATSLLRRQTVRLMKRICKRSREDSENGRASGNEVTSNEATKIPSRKRVKRSTSPDIEVEETVQAHIRRVGKGTTYTRKYFQKRHRLKHFGKLKGKKGQTEFFSDSKENEISNKASIPVIVEDDISGPVNSQSYRGSLNNFSEDRPSFLVTNQQNPNHSQNTQDSNPLSPTASNHLRPSSLPMMPRKGTTIRVNQTPSFFIIPKDQRHPKNYLQTKVRSIFAFLVFILMIIALWFLITFIFFCNPTSSPRCFRCDIEFSFLKFIDSNSGLRHLKVPPI; from the exons ATGATGTCAAATTTCGACAACTTGGAAGACACCATGGAGGAGGAACAGGGGTCAAATACAGACCTCACACAAACTATGGAATACTCAGTCGATATACGAGAGATCACACAACATCACAAATCCAGACAATATAAGACTAATCTTTGCAAATTGAAGGCTAGATTAAAGAGTCAGTTGGAGAGAGTTCAGAGAAAGCATTTCGACAGTGACGACTCTTCTGCTGACGAAACTACTTTGGAGTGGCTTGAAAGACTGCGTAGGAACAGGAGGCAGCGTCCGGCCATTATGCAAAGTAGTTTAGATGATCATGACGACGAAGATGAGAAAGGTATCCACAATGACGCTCTTCAAAGACATACTCACTTCCAATCTACCAGTGGTAACTTTGAACACGATAGATATCCTGCTATCCAGACAGACCATCTAGACATCAGCGAATCCGAATCTGAACCTTGCCAGAAATTGATAAGCAGAAGGGGTGACGAGGAGAGTTGTAACTGGGGAGGTCCGCTTGAGAACACACGACGAATGGTTGCCGAATCTCTTGGATCATTAGACCCATCTCCTGGTGATAAGAACGAAGGAACCCAGGGAAAGCATAATATTAAAAGCAGCGAGGAATGTGAGCTGAAGAGAGTTGTTCGGGTTAAAG ATAAAGGAAGCAAAACACTGCGTATATACAAAAAACATGAAGTAGATCAAACGGGAGGATCAACTAGAGAGGAAGCGGTTGAAATCGTTGAAAAGAACCATTCCCATGTTTCCGAAGATCACGATTACAAAAGGAAAAATGGTACCATCCAAAATCTCCTTTCCTCTGGATCATCAGCTAGTCAACATCAGCGAAACGGAAAGGTGGTGCCAGCATCTGCCTTAGAAGATTCGGAAGATACAGATGAAATTCTTGGTCATATCCAACAGCTCTATTTAGATACACACGGTCAAGCTCCAGCATTACATtctcatgataatgatgatgttgcaAAGGTGCGATGCGGGACAGAGGTTGAAGCTGAACGTAATGGTGAATATTTTGGGAGCGAGCAAAAAGATCAATCGGATGTTAAAATGTTTGGGAAAATGAACGGCGGGAAGCGTCGTTTTGCAAAAAACGGATACAGGAGAGCACGACAGCAAACAGCCTCTTCTAGCTCTGAGAACGACAATGACAGTAAGGACAGTATAGATGTAAtgttaaagaaattgaaatctCTCAAGAAGGAACATGGAGAGTCAAGTTCCAGCACCGACGCCGCTACGTCGCTCCTGCGTCGGCAGACTGTCCGATTAATGAAACGAATTTGTAAGCGTTCAAGGGAAGACTCGGAAAACGGAAGGGCTAGTGGTAATGAAGTCACTTCTAATGAGGCAACCAAAATTCCAAGTAGAAAGCGAGTTAAAAGATCGACGTCTCCTGATATTGAAGTAGAAGAGACGGTGCAAGCACACATAAGGAGAGTTGGAAAGGGTACAACTTAtactagaaaatattttcaaaagcgTCATCGTTTGAAGCATTTTGGGAAATTGAAAGGCAAAAAGGGCCAAACTGAATTTTTCTCTGATTctaaggaaaatgaaatatccAACAAAGCCAGTATTCCAGTCATCGTCGAAGATGATATTAGCGGTCCGGTAAACAGCCAGTCCTACCGTGGTTCCCTTAATAACTTTTCTGAAGACAGGCCTTCATTTCTTGTAACCAACCAACAAAACCCTAACCATTCACAAAATACACAAGATTCGAACCCACTGTCTCCTACAGCATCAAACCATTTACGTCCTTCAAGTTTACCAATGATGCCCCGCAAAGGAACGACCATCAGAGTTAACCAAACAccttcatttttcatcattccAAAAGACCAAAGACACCCAAAAAACTATCTTCAAACAAAAGTTAGATCCATATTTGCCTTCCTGgtatttattttaatgataatcgCTCTGTGGTTTTTGATAACATTTATCTTCTTCTGCAATCCTACAAGTAGCCCCAGATGCTTCAGATGTGACATAGAATTCTCATTCTTAAAATTTATCGACAGTAACAGCGGACTACGCCATCTAAAAGTACCTCCTATCTAA